Genomic DNA from bacterium:
TACTGAACAGCAAGCTCAATGGCTTTCGCAACCTGACAAACACACTTAAAACGTATGTTGATGAGGCGAAGCAGGCGACTGATAAGCTCGATGAAATTGACAGAAATGACCTGGATGCGCTACAAGCTTCTGGTTCGGCTGCTGAGTCAAATATGAAGGCTCAAAAAGATAAGCTTGGACTAGCCGGTTCGTTGCCTGATAATTTTTTCACTTTGAGTAGCCGCCTCGACACAATCATAGAAGCGCATGAGAATGCTGAGAATGAGAAGCAGGCCGAAGCGGACGTAACCAAGTCCAAGGAAGAACAGGCTCGTCAAAACCAGGCTAATGCAGAGGAAGCCGTATCGCGCTGGGCCGAGGCCTACAAGAAGGGTGATGTAAATGAGATGAAGCGCTGGATGACAGCTGCATACACAAAAGAATATGACTTTTCGGAAGTGACATCGAGTTATCGCGCGACCAACTATCCAGTATCCTATCGTCGGATTTCAACTGAGCTCAAGGGTGAACAATACGAAATCGTCGAAGCGATTACATTTGTGACAAAATCAGACTACGCGGCGGATACGAACTACACACAGACGTTTGTATTCTTGGTGAGCCAGTATGCGACGAGCAATCGTTGGCTCGTTAACTCTCGTCGTTACAGCTACTAGTAGCGAGTAGTAAAGGGCTGTCTTCACGTAGCTGAAATTGCTATACTTATATCTGATGAGTAAGCTTACCCACGATGAAGTTGAGCGTATCGCGCGACTTGCCTATATATCACTGCCTGAGAATGAGGTACTTGCGGTCACCGAAAAATTGCAGGCGATTCTTGGCTTCGTTGAGCAGTTGCAAGCAGTAGATATGGCTGATGTGGAGCCAACCAGTCAGGTGACGGGGCTTGTTGATGTTGTGCGTGATGATGTTGTTGAGCGTTGTGATATCCCGCGCGCTGAACTGCTGGCGCGTGCGCCGATGCATGAAGACGGTCAGATACGTGTGAAGCGGGTGATTCGATGACGTATCGAGATATTCCATCGGCCCTGATGGCGCTTGAGTCGGGCGAAGTAACTGCCGAGGCCTTGGTGCAGGAGCATATCGAACGCATGGAGCAAGCTGATCCAAAAATCCATGCTGTCCTCACGTCGTTAGCGGAGCAGGCGCTTGAGCAGGCTCGAGATATCGATCGGCGTCGCCAGACTGGCGAAGAGCTCGGTGGCTTAGCCGGTATCCCATTTACGGCGAAGGATATGTTTTTATTGCGTGACGTGCGCATGACTGCCGCGAGCAAAATGCTCGATAGCTTTTTTGCGCCCTATACGGGTACAGCGATTGGAAAATTGCTCGAAGCTGACGCAGTTTGTATCGCCAAAGTTAATCAAGATGAATTCGCGCAAGGCAGCTCGACCGAGTTTTCGGCCTATGGCGCGACAAAGAACCCTCGTGATCTCGAGCGAGTGCCTGGTGGTACTTCTGGCGGCTCGGCAGCAGCACTTGCGGCTGGGATTGGTCTATTTTCGATCGGCACAGATACGGGCGGTAGTATTCGCCAGCCAGCAGCGTATTGCGGTGTGGTAGGCGTGAAGCCGACATATGGACTTGTGAGTCGCTATGGCGTGGTCGCGGTTGTAAGTTCGTTTGACACGATTGGGCCTTTGGCGCACACAGTAGATGATGCCAAGCTGGTGCTTTCGATCATGGCAGGACGTGATCGACATGACGCGACGACGATTGAAGTAGCCGATGATCATTTTGACACGCCTATTACCAAGCAGCCACGCGTAGCGATATTGCAGGAATATATGGACGGACTATCGCCAGAAATGACCGCAGTGTACGATCGTGCACTTGATCAGTTGCGCGAGTCTGGCTGGGATATTGAGTCGGTGAGCCTGAAGAATATCGGGCTAGCGCTGCCAGCGTATTATATTCTCAACCCTGCGGAAATTTCCTCAAATCTCGAACGGTATGATGGTATTCGGTATGGTTCAAGCGATCAATCGGCCGATAACTTGCTTGTGACTTACACGCAAACTCGTGGTTCATTCTTTGGCCCAGAAGTGGCTCGACGTATTATGACCGGCACCTATGTGCTCTCGGCTGGGTACTATGACGCGTATTACAAGAAAGCGATGCAAGCTCGCACGTTGATCCGAGAGGATTTTGAGCAGGCGTTTGCAAACTATGACGTACTGATTGGTCCAACCACTCCATCGGCTGCATTCAAGCTTGGTGAGCACACCAGTGACCCGGTGGCTATGTATTTGGAAGACATTATGACGGTGGCGGCAAATCTCGCGGGTATCCCTGCGCTATCGTTGCCGATCGAAGGCCCCGATGAATTACCGGCTGGTTTACAGATTATGGCTGCTCAGCGCGGTGAGGCAGTGCTGTTTGATGTGGCTGGACGATTTGAGCGGCAGCTGGCGACACAGTTGAAGGCGGTGAAACTATGACCTTTTTCTCAATGGTAATGGCATTTGTCGTCATCGGCAGTCTCTTGGTCATAATGCGTGCACAAAAAGAATCATCGCAGGTATCGACGCGACCGAAAAATGACTTTCAGCCTGATCCCGGAGAGCAGAAAAAAGTGCTCGACCCTGAATTTGTGCGTACACACTGGAATGAGATCCAGGTCATGATGAAGGTTGGAGGTGCTGGCATGAAGAATGCCTTGATCGAAGCCGATAAGCTCCTGGACTATGTGATGATCGCACGCGGTTTTGCTGGTGAGGATATGGGTGGTCGTTTAAAACTCAATGGCAGCAAGTTTAGTGATCTGAATGGCGTCTGGGCCGCGCACAAATTACGCAATCAGTACGCGCATGAAGTGCACATTGACGTCGTACCACGAGAAGTTGAGAGGGCGGTCGACCGACTCGGGCAGGGGATTCGCGATCTAGGAGTGCCGCTATGAGCAAGTTTATGCCGACTATTGGCATCGAAATTCACGTCCAGCTCGCGACCAAGTCGAAGATGTTTTGTGGCTGCGACAACGATTCGGTGCACGCCGAGCCAAATACTAATGTGTGCCCAGTCTGCCTTGGATATCCCGGGGCTTTGCCGGTACCAAATAAGCATGCAGTAGAGTTGGCAATTCGTTTGGGGTATGGGCTAAACGCGACAATACGTGAGCACACCAAATTTGATCGCAAGAATTATTTTTATCCTGACAGCCCGAAAGGATATCAGATTACGCAGTTTGATCAGCCGATTATAGAAAACGGTTCCGTCGAAATTTTGATTGACGGAACCTTCAAGCGGATTGGCATTGAGCGAGCTCATCTTGAGGAAGACGCTGGCAAATTAACTCATCCAGCCGGCAAGGACTATTCGCTAGTCGACCTGAATCGCGCAGGCACTCCGCTCTTGGAGATCGTTTCTCGACCCGATATGCATACCCCGCAAGAGGCTCGTCGCTATCTGCAAGAGATCTACGCGATTGCTACCAGTCTCGGCGTCACGCACGGCGATATGCAGCATGGCAATATGAAATTTGATCTCAATGTCTCAGTTTCGGATAGCGCAGAGAGGCTTGGTACACGCACTGAGCTTAAGAATCTCAACTCTTTCCGTAATGCCGAGCGGGCTTTGACGTACGAAATTGCGCGACAGATTGAAGTGCTTGAGGGAGGCGGCGTAATCGAGCAAGAGACCCGCGGCTGGGATGACGCGAAGGGGCAGACTTTCTCTCAGCGCAGTAAGGAAGAAGCCCACGACTATCGGTACTTCCCTGAGCCCGATATTCCGCCACTCGTTATTACTGAGCAGATGCGTGAGGCGCAGCGTGAGCATGTTGGGGTGTTGCCCATCGATTTGCGACGTGAGCTCGTGGAGATTGGCTTAAATATCGATGAGCAGGATGTACTTATTGGACAGCCACACACGAGCGCACTATTTGCTGAAGTGCGCGATGAATCGAATCCTAAGCTCACTCGTAAGCTTCTAAGTCATCTCATTGGCCCATATCAAGCCTATCTCAAGAGTCTGTCTACTGAAGCGGTCGATATAACGCAACTGAAGCCCAACTTTACGGCCGAGCAGTTGGTGACGTTGGTCGAAAAAGAACTTGATGGATCGCTCTCAAGCAGTATGGCGAAGCAGGTATTTCAGAAGATGTGCGAAGCTGGTGAAGACCCCGTGTCAATTATCGAGCGTGAAGGCTTAAGTCAGATGTCTGACGAGTCTGCGCTACAGGCAATGATTGAGAAACTTATCACCGACAACCCTCAGGCAGTCTCTGACTTTAAGGCAGGCAACGAAAAGGCGCTTGGGTTTTTTGTCGGGCAAATCATGAAAGAAACTCAGGGCCAGGCGAACCCGCAGACCGCAAATACGCTCTTGCGCACTATGCTCGACAAAGCATAAGCGCTAAGATAGTAGTATGAATCCAACCCTCACGAGCGGTCAGCTTGTACAGATGCTCGATCTGAAATCATATACTACCCCAATTCTAGATATGGTTGGGCAGGTGGTGGTTGAACTACCAGCCGCGATCATTCTCTTCCTGATAGGTGTGCTTACTATTCGTTTGCTCTCAAAGCTCTTGATACGGGTACTTGGACTGACAAAGCTTCCGAAGGGACTTATCAAAGTATCGGTGCGTCTCTTGGACATGGCGCTATGGATTCTTCTGTCTATCGCCATCTTCCAGCTCATTGGTTTGACGAATGTTGCGTTTGCAGTCTCAGGCGCCTTCGCGGTACTTGCGCTC
This window encodes:
- the gatC gene encoding Asp-tRNA(Asn)/Glu-tRNA(Gln) amidotransferase subunit GatC → MSKLTHDEVERIARLAYISLPENEVLAVTEKLQAILGFVEQLQAVDMADVEPTSQVTGLVDVVRDDVVERCDIPRAELLARAPMHEDGQIRVKRVIR
- the gatA gene encoding Asp-tRNA(Asn)/Glu-tRNA(Gln) amidotransferase subunit GatA, translating into MALESGEVTAEALVQEHIERMEQADPKIHAVLTSLAEQALEQARDIDRRRQTGEELGGLAGIPFTAKDMFLLRDVRMTAASKMLDSFFAPYTGTAIGKLLEADAVCIAKVNQDEFAQGSSTEFSAYGATKNPRDLERVPGGTSGGSAAALAAGIGLFSIGTDTGGSIRQPAAYCGVVGVKPTYGLVSRYGVVAVVSSFDTIGPLAHTVDDAKLVLSIMAGRDRHDATTIEVADDHFDTPITKQPRVAILQEYMDGLSPEMTAVYDRALDQLRESGWDIESVSLKNIGLALPAYYILNPAEISSNLERYDGIRYGSSDQSADNLLVTYTQTRGSFFGPEVARRIMTGTYVLSAGYYDAYYKKAMQARTLIREDFEQAFANYDVLIGPTTPSAAFKLGEHTSDPVAMYLEDIMTVAANLAGIPALSLPIEGPDELPAGLQIMAAQRGEAVLFDVAGRFERQLATQLKAVKL
- the gatB gene encoding Asp-tRNA(Asn)/Glu-tRNA(Gln) amidotransferase subunit GatB; amino-acid sequence: MSKFMPTIGIEIHVQLATKSKMFCGCDNDSVHAEPNTNVCPVCLGYPGALPVPNKHAVELAIRLGYGLNATIREHTKFDRKNYFYPDSPKGYQITQFDQPIIENGSVEILIDGTFKRIGIERAHLEEDAGKLTHPAGKDYSLVDLNRAGTPLLEIVSRPDMHTPQEARRYLQEIYAIATSLGVTHGDMQHGNMKFDLNVSVSDSAERLGTRTELKNLNSFRNAERALTYEIARQIEVLEGGGVIEQETRGWDDAKGQTFSQRSKEEAHDYRYFPEPDIPPLVITEQMREAQREHVGVLPIDLRRELVEIGLNIDEQDVLIGQPHTSALFAEVRDESNPKLTRKLLSHLIGPYQAYLKSLSTEAVDITQLKPNFTAEQLVTLVEKELDGSLSSSMAKQVFQKMCEAGEDPVSIIEREGLSQMSDESALQAMIEKLITDNPQAVSDFKAGNEKALGFFVGQIMKETQGQANPQTANTLLRTMLDKA